CTTCCCAGGATTTCttgtggtggtagtggttgtggtgtgtgtgtgtgtgtgtgtgtgtgtgtgtgtgcatgtgtgtgttggggggagatGGAACAGGGAGAGAGGAACGAAGTCGCAACCACATGAAACTATGGCTGTGGGAAAGGAGTAAAAAGAGTTAGCTGCATCAATTAGAAACGAATGGAAAATACTGTGGGAGAAATCAGTCCCACCCCCAATCTGCTCCAGCTTACTGATTTTATGAGATTCaccatttcttctcattttctcctgGTCTCCGAGATCATTTTGGGCTAAGGATTCATGCCACTCTCATAGCTGGCCTTCAATTTTGTCCTCCAGGGGCTTTATCTTCAGGTCAGTTCTGGTTCcgatcttttcctttccccttgtgTTCATAATCACCTGCTACATTTCCTGTGGCTCTCTTGTAAGCAACAAAAATCTGAATCCCTGGATaatgaaggaagagggaaagccaATTTTGGACACCATTTCATACAGATTGTGTCTGCATCTCTACAATTTAGAACTTATTTTTTTATAGTGACAGTTCACCTGGACCCCCAGTGAGAAAAGATGGATAATTTTCCCCTCATGTGCTCAGAAGTTTATAAATCCTTTTTTCCCCAGCCTCTCTTTGCTAATtgctctctctgcatctctctgcctatctctgcctctatctttatatctgtctctatctttctatctctctcttagCCTGTCCCTACCTATATCAATGTGTCTTtatgtgtgtctctatctctgtgtctatctgtctgtctttctctcccccatgTCTCCAGGGATCAACAATTCAAAAAGAAAAGCGCCAAGGATCATAGGGCACAAGTATATGTGGGAGGGCGAAGGGAAACAAAGAACAACTCAACACAATGTATCATAGATTGACTATGGCCAGACATCCATAACAATGGCATAGCAACAATGTGATATAGTAgatcaaggaaagagaaagagtagTTTGGGATAGAACTGTCAGGGAAGATTAGAGAGGAGACAGGGACTGACTTCGGCCTTAAAAGATCAGTAGAATTTGGGGGGATGAAGCAGATAGGGTAGACATATCAGACAGGAAAAATCATAGCCACAAACAGATATGGGAATGTgttgtatttgtgtatgtgtatatgttgtaggTGAAGGGGATAGAAGGGGGGAAAGTAAGGATTTCAGTTTGTTCAAAGTGTCAGAAATActgtagaaaatattttaatttgggcactggttggactagatagcctctgagtgGCTTTCTTTCTAACTGAAAATCTGCTATCTTGTGTTGCTGAGTAGGCCTGGTCTGATgactgaaaaaagagaagactacGAATACCAGGAACTCGGCTTTGATCCCAAATTTGTCACCGAGTAACTATATTCCTCATTTAATTTCATCAGCCCCTTCCAaaaaaatggatataaaaatCTTATTGTCCCATTTTTCTCTTGCTTCAAGACTGAGTCAATGAGAGATTAGGTGATCAAGGGCTCCACAAATGTTAAGGAATTTTGTTATGTTTCCTAACATAACTCCCAAGGATTTCCCTGTCTTTGGCACTCTTCCTTTTCCTAATTTCTCCTCAACTGCCTTTGACCTCTCAAGTGTTTCTGCCTTGGTTTCTCGTGACACACTCAACTTCAGAACAGCAGGAAATTGCCTCTTTTTAAATCTACCACAGTGCCAAGCAAGGTTGTGAATAGAGTAGATTTTcaacaaaaatatgttgtttgatgtttagttgaatgaatgaatcccaGGCTAAATAGGTAGGGTGGATTGAGGCAAGGGCCACTGTGAAGGTTTAATCCTGTAGGTTAAAGGAGACTGACAGTTTACTGAGTGCAAAGAAGACTAGCATAGAAATGTATTTTCTGCCTTCACAGTCATCtgggaatacatacacacatcacaCAGTATTTTTAGCAatatccctcctctccccaaaccCCATGAGGATTTCTTGGCAGTGTCATAAGAAAACTGGAGACAGACATGGTGAACCAGATTGCTCTCCTCATGAATGGCTGGTGTGTGCTGCTCTCTTGGTGAGTGAGCCAGTCCTGGTTGGTAGCAGAGGGCAGGGATAGCACATTGAATCTCTCAGTATCCCAAATGGAATGGGGCTCCAGGAGTAACTGAAGGGAAGCCAGGATTGGACTTGCATTCATCATGGTAGGCAGGAATGTGGGAGGTTGAGAGAGAATGGTATCTCATATATACTAGTCTGGTATGGTCCcagggaatggggagaggaggaatagAGCAGCTGTAGTTAGGATGGGTTGGTAGCTGAGCTGGGAGCTATAGGACAAGAAGTTGGCAGAAACTCAGGGAGGGATTGCTTTGGATTTAAAAAGTAAGGAGTAAAGTGGATGGCAGGGTGTCTTGGTTTAAGAGTCATTCTCCATAGAGAGATGCTGAGGGGCAATGGCAGAATGGGGGCTGGGAATCAGGATAGAAAATTGCCccaaagtaagagaaatagagaagataTAGGCCTTTATTCTAGGGAAAAGACGAAAAGACCAGATTTCATGAACTACTTTGTGGATTTAAGTCTCTCAGAGTGATGGTGTGAAAGCTGTAAGGTacttaagggacttgtccatatGGATTCTGTAATGGTGCTAGATATTTGcctgatgaaaaagaaaggatggtGATGTTCTCAGCTGGCTCTGTGCCTTTTTAGAATCACAGTTTTTAAAGGAGGAGGGTACTTTCAAATTtttaagtgaagaaactgaggccaagagagattaaatgatttaccccaAATCACAAGATAGTAATTAGCAGAGCCAatgtttaaactcaggtctgtcTCAAAATTGCAGGATCAGAGCTCTGACACTAcaaggacctcagaaaccatcttgtCCAATCATCTTAAtattgcaaatgaagaaattgagatccagGGAGGTTGATtaccttacccaaggtcaaacagctaagaATCAGAGAAAAGATCTGAAGCAAAATCTTATTATTCCAGAGACAGTGTACCATGCCTTCAGtgttttttgactccaaattcatggTTATTTTTATAACATACTAGGCTGCCTTCTACACTCCTCCTAATCCATAAATGCCTTTGTCCCGACTACAGACACTCCATTTCATCATgttatttctctcttcccctcctccaaaccAAACTATTCTTAGTACTGAGTTTGGTATCAATCACTTGTGCCTCAGAGGGAATTAGATTCTTAAATTGCTATGCCCCAACTTCCTGGGATTTGTAATGTGATCCCCATGAGTCCTTAAGGAATAAAAGACTCCACCTTGGAGAAGGGATTCCAGGACTCAGGCAATAGACTGGGAAGAGATTGAGAGGCAGAGAACCTTCCCTGCTCTAAGTGAAGACTGTGATGATGTATAGTAGCCCCCTCCTCCTCAGGGCTGAGGAGGACAGGTTTGTTCAGATTGAGGGACAGTCACAAAAGTGGGGAATGAGATATGGGGAAGGATATTGGCCTAAGGGACAGgaacaaagagagagaatttataaaCAGTGAAAAGATCACTGCAGTTAGAGTCAGAAGATAAGTGCTCAATCCCTTGGCTCCTAGGATCATATATACAGAGCTATATGgtacttcagagaccatctagttcaatgccCTCATTTGACAATAAAGGAATTTGAGAACTGGGCCAGTTAAATAACATGTGCAGTGTCACCCAGTTATGTGTCAATGGtgttatttgaacccagatcttctgattccagactCAGTTTTATTTCCTCCAAGTCAGTTGCTTATTCTGTAAACTGGGGTTACTAGGTATACTTGCATCCCAGAGTGGTTGTTAGGATCAAAAGAGATtatatttctaaagtgttttgGAAACTTTTAAAGTCCTGTTCAAATGCTACCTAGCTAATAGCAGAAATGTAGCAATAAGAATACGTCAGTAGGtggagaagtggatagagtgctggggtgCCCAGTCAGGAACACCTGACATCCAATCAAGCCTCaatatttatcagctgtgtgaccttgagcaagtcacttaaactgtaactacctcactttccttattagtaaaatagggataaaaatagcacctacccctaGGTTCgttgtgaggaaaaaataatgtaatatttgtaaagtgcacagATGTATATTCACACAGGTTGTTATCATCATCTTTAGTGCTATTGTTAGGAATCaaccaattaataaatatttagtaagtgcctCCTATATCCCAGGTACTCTGCTAATagtattattgtaattattagtAATGCTAATTAATTATTATCAGTTGACTAGAACATGCTGGGGCAAATGTGAactaataatagcttacatttacatggtactttaaggtttacaaaagtgCCTTACATCCAATATTTTATGCTCACAATAGCCCTGTCAGATAGGTgatattatactcagtttacagatgaacaaattcAGGCTGAGAGGGTCAACAGTTTGCATGGTTACACAGCAAATAAATGCCTTACACAGGTTTTGAAATCTATGTCTTTCCAGGTGCATCACTCCATCCActctaccacactgcctttcactTGGCTGGGGATGGGACATCTGTGGGGTTGGGGGATGTGGGGTATTCAAACTGGATGATCACTAAGGGCCCTTCTGGCTCTGGTTCCAGGGATGGTTCCTGAGAATTCACTATCATCTCTGAACCCTTCTTCTCCAAATACTCAAGTTCCCCCATCTCAAGAATCAAGGTCTCTTTAATTATCCTTCATTTTATCTCCACTCCTTCTTCTTTGAGGCAAAAATGACAGGATCTCCCACTGCAGCTACACATATACAGAAAGTATCTCTAAGAGCAGCAGTTCAAAGACAAGGGGACGGAAATGTATGGTGGAGCCCTGTCACTGAAAGAGACCTTCAaagcttatttcttttcttctcctacttcCAGGTTAGCTGTTCCCTGCAGCTCCACTGAAAGGTGAGAAGTGATCCTAATTGTTACCCCTGTCCTAATAAGTAAGGGCTCCCCATCAGGAATGCCTGTATGCTCCTTATCAAACCTTAATCCTTGAGAGTACTAGAGTTTGTTTTCCCTTGTTTAGGCCTCAGGGAATAGAAGCCATATCTGGGCCCCTATTCTTCACCTAATAATCCCCCAGCACCTCAGAGACCACTAGCCAGAAAGCTAAAGAGAACAATAGATTTTGAGGAGGCCAGAGGAAAACATTTCTATGGTTAAATCATTTAGGGATaggggcaaaaaaggaaaaatgcctTGAGGAATATATATGAGAAGATAGGGTAGTAATGTTGTAAACCATTCTTGTCTAGAAGCAAAAACCTAAGTGTCTTCTACTTTCCTGGTGACAACAGGAAGAGCAGACATTTGCCCTTGTCCTTCCATCGCTACTGGAAGAAACAAAGTGAAAAGGACTGAAGTGGGTCACTGAGGCTTCATCCAACTCTGTTGTTCagctatttcagtcatgtcagattcCTTCAGACCCCAATGGGCGTTTTCTTGGTAGAAacactggagtattttgccatttccttctccagcttattttacagatgaggacctgaggcaaacagggttgtgtgactcacccaggattaCGGAGATAATAAGTGTTttcagccagatttgaactcaggaacatgagtctttctgacttcaggtctggcactctattcactactccAGCTATCTGCCCCATGCATCTGTAGAAGAGCATCAAGGCACTAGATGATCAAAGTATAACAGTAGAAAAGATAAGGCAATTAGGACCAGGAGGAAAAGAATTCTTAATAGGAGGATAGATTCATTTCagattaattcaacaaatatcttcTTAGTGCCTATGCTACACAGATACTAATATACAGAGAATAATTAGTTATCCCTCCTCCCCATAAAAAGCATACATTCTTATAAGGTCATATGCAGACACTGCAAAGATGCAATCCCAACAAGACATCTTGTTTTCTAGGTTTCCCAACATGCCAATTTTTTGACATaaccatttttgtttctgtatttgtttccCCTAAACCTAAACCTGCAGTGCCTGGTTTGATTCTCTAAACTAAAAGCTTCTCTCTGGCCCTTCTTGGCTAATGGGGCCCTCTATCTCCCCACCTTATGCCAATTACCTACACAACAATTTCAAAAGGATAGTGTccaataagaaacaaaaataaactaaTGCATTACATTTTGTGTAGATGGTATGTTTACCTTTTATTTCTACTTATAGAATGTTAGCTCTAGGGCAGAACAGATTGTTTCAATGGTTTATTTGTATCTTCACCACTTAACAAAGGCCCTGGCACATTATAGGTGCTTACTAAAAGCTTATGAATTGATTTATTGATGTTCAGAGCCCAAATACAAGCTGGAAAACCTTTAGCTAAAATCTCAggagcctcagctttctctttCATGTCTCCTGATTCTCTAATCTTCCCCACTTTTCAACCTGGTCTCCAAAATTGCATCCCCTTCAGATGGCACCACCACTGGCAGTAAGGAAGATTGGCAGGGTCCCCAACCATATATGACAAATGATAAGCATATACATTTTAATCTCTCTTCTTCACATCTAAGGGGCTTGTCTCCCATCTATCTAGGTCAGAAGAAAGCATGACTGGAACATAAAACTCCAGATTTTGTAGACTGTTAACACTCCTAGCACCATAAATAGTATATTGGATACACTACAACTCCATGAATTAAGGACTGGAAATATATTTCCTTAAAGGCTCACACACAATATTAAATGATGGTAATACGAATAGATCTATAGCTAGGAATTCTGGGAGTGGGATGAAGAATAGCAGGAAATCTAGGGAGGAATCAAGAGACTATTATCTACCTAGGAAGAGAGCAGTTTAGGGCCAAGGATTCACATAAAAAGTAGAGTGAGAAGGCACCATTTCTTGTGATGCAGGAAGGGTCATCTGTTTGGACTCAGAAATGTAGTGAGAACTGGCATCTGAAGAGAGAGCAGCCAGGCTGACAGGCCAAGGCAAATGAGAGGTTGTGGAATTGATAGGATGATGGGGAAGGGAATTCGTGACAAGTGGGAAAATGTGCTTCTCAATTTTTGCCCTCAATCTTTACTTTCAGTACTTTCACACCCATCAACGTTGCTGTGACAACGTCCCTCTCCATCCTTCATCCCCATTTATTGGAGTTTTTGTGGGCAAATAGCAGACACTAAAGTTTTTCCCAATGTTTCAAAAATTGCCCCTCAGCCTGAGTTGGAAATTGGAAGGAAAACATTTTCTTGTTTGCTTACTTCTGGAGCAGGAACCCAGATGAAAGGCTTTGATACCTCAGATGACCTTCTCCTGAGCCTAGTTCACAAGGTAAATGGGGTTGCAAACATTGACCCTGACCTAATATTTAAATGTGAATCagatttcaattattttttgaaGGACTTACCTCCCCAAAAAATTGACCACGAGATTTGAATGTAAAgggattttttaaagattttttattgTGCTTCTAGGTCAGGGTCCTCCAGAAAACAGTCTTAAATATACAGAtcagaaattaaagctatctacaggcatatggaaaaatgctctggatcgctgctgattagagaaatgcaaatcaaaacaactcttagataccacatctctcctgtcagattggctaaaataacaaatcaggagaatgataaatgctggaaaggatgtggggaaattggaacattgttgcattgctggtggagttgcgagctgatccagccattttggagggcggtgtggaactatgcccaaagggctatagaaatgttcataccctttgacccagtaataccacttctagggttgtatcccaaagaaatcacgcaagcgggaaaaggacccatatgtacaagaatatttatagcagctctctttgtggtagccaagaatggaaagcaaagggatgcccatcaattggggaatggctgaacaagctgtggtatatgaaggtgatggaatactattgtgccataagaaatggggatgatgcagacttcataacaacctggaaaaacctacacgacataatgctgagtgagcggagcagagccaggagaacgttgtgcacagccacagatatgtggattccgtgaggaccaaccctgacatactgcgcttctctcagcaacctaaaggggcaaggacaactccaggggactcacgatggagaatgctatcttcattcagagaaagaactgcgaagtttgaatacagactgaggcacactacatgctcgccttttctgcttccttttgtttttgtttttggggttttttttttttgttttgttttgttttgttttttggttctgtttcttctttctcatgattcattccattggtcaaaattcttctccacgacttgactagagcataaattaattcaatgcgaagttatacatgacagttatatgagacttcatgccgtcttggggagggaggggggagggaggggagaaaaactggaactcaaaactatgtagaaccgagtgtggtaaactaaaaataaataaagaaaaaaaaataaagaaaaaaatatatacagatcAGAAAAAATTAGGGCTAAGAAGCAAGAAACTCATTTTCCTTAAACAAGTGGTTGGAGAACTAAGAAAGCAATATTCTAGATGTTTTTCCATGTAATGATATTAGCTAAATTTTCTGTGGCTACAAGTAAAGTAGAAGGTAGCACCCCTGAGTCaaagccctgccttcccctccctagTGCAGGTCTTGATCCCTGGACCAGTGTGGTAAGCACCATGTGAAAGCTGTAAACAAATGTAGAGTGAGGCGAGAGAGAATATATGATTGACTGGGAAGGAGATTGTGAGGGAGGTGGCATCTGAATTGGAGCTGGGAGGATGGTTAAGATTTCAGAAAGCAGAGAAGCAGGAGGGAGATGGGTGAAGAGACACAGTTATCATaagaaaaaagcagagaaataGGAACATATTGCATGAGTTTGGGGAACCTAAGTAGAATTATGGGATTTTGAGCTTAAagatagatgagaaaacatataGGCAAAGTCCTTTCTTTTCCAAGAGAGAACTGAGTGACTAGAGTCACACAATGAGTGAGGAACAGAGCCAAGATTATGATCTAAATCTTTTTGATTCTaaagccaatattctttccactacaggaAGTGGCAATGTGCTTGGAGAATAGAGAATATGTAGGAGAATAGTGGAAGATAAGCATGGAAATCATtcttggatgaatgaatgaatgaatgaatgagggacTTGGGATGAGTAATGAGTCTTTTCTGAGGCTCAGGAATTTGGACCTCATTTTGTAGATTGCTTCCCAAAGATATGTTTAAATAAGAGTAATAGGATCAAACCCTTCTTTAAGAAGATGAATCTGGCCGTGGCTTCCATGATAAAttagagacagggagaccagaTAGGAGCATGCTGTAATTGTTTATGAAGTCCATAATCAGTCTCTCAATTGGATAGAAGCCATGAGAATGGTAAGTGTTTGAAATTTGAACAGAACCTTCCCTCCAGGATTACATACAAGATGTAACTGCCACTTTAACAGCCCTTGTTCTCTAGGAATTCTCACAGGTACACTTTCCATTCAGTATCTCAACCCAAGGCAAATGGTAGTGGTGTGCTTTTGTTGATACATAGAGGGCAAGGTATACTCCAAACACCAGCATAATAAGCAGAAGCCAGTCTGCAAAATTACCAGATCATATCCATACCTTAAATTCTCTCCTTTACCCAAGTGCTCCAGTTCCAAAAATTGATCCGTTAGAGGTTCTTTCCTTTGAGGTaagcatttctttctctgagccacaattcaaaacaaaaatgacTATGGGAAGAGAATACATTAGGTCCACGTCTCAGTAAGAATCAGTTCATCTGACACTATTCTCAATGACATAGTCCTGGTGTTCTAGGATCATAGAGGAAGAATAGTACAGAttataagaaagtgatggaggagcACTAGAAAGAGGCAGCTGGGTCTGCTCTATATAACTATTTCCTTTGGTCTCTAACAGGTGCTATAACCTGACCCCCTTCTTCAGGCTCTGTCTCTTACTACCAACCATGAATCCCTGCAACTTCACCCACACCACCTTCATTCTTGTAGGCCTCCCAGCACTGGAAACTGCCCAGTTCTGGGTAGCCTTCCCTTTTCTGTCCATGTATGTTGTAGCAGTGCTGGGCAACTGCACAGTGGTTTTCATTGTGAGAACAGAAAATAGCCTACATGCTCCCATGTATATCTTCCTTTGCATGTTGGCAGCTATTGACCTGGCCCTCTCCACTGTCACCATGCCCAAGATCCTTGCACTATTCTGGTTCAATTCTCAGGAGATCACCTTTGATATGTGCCTCACCCAGATGTACTTTATCCGTGCTCTTTCAGCCACTGAGTCCACTGTCCTTCTGGCCATGGCCTTTGACCATTACATATCTGTCTGCCAGCCTCTTCGGCATGCAGCAATCTTAACCAACACTGTCACAGCTCAGATAGGCCTTGTAGCTGTGGTTCAGGgtgccctttttttcttcccatttccactGCTCCTCAAGAGGCTTCGCTTCTGTGGCTCAAACATCCTTACCCATTCCTATTGTGTGCACCAAGACGTGATGAAGCTGGCCCATGCTGATACCATGCCCAATGTGGTTTGCGGGCTCATTGCCATCCTGCTGGTTATGGGTGTTGATGCTGTGCTCATCTCTCTGTCTTACCTCCTGATCATATGTACTGTGCTACAGCTGCCATCTTGGACAGAAAGGGCAAGGGCCTTTGGAACATGTGTCTCACACATTGTTGTGGTTCTAACATTTTATGTGCCACTAATTGGCCTATCTGTGGCACACCGCTTTGGGAACAGCCTCAACCCCATTGTACATGTGCTCATGGGTAATGTCTACCTAATGGTGCCACCATCAATCCCATCATCTATGCTGCCAAGACCAAACAGATTCGCTCCCGTGTGGTGGCCATGTTCAAGATCACCTGTGACAAGGAGCATCAGGCTGTTGGGAGCCACTGACACCTTTCAGGCTGAGATCCTATGTCCCCATGGTGGCTTCCTCTCAATCACCTAGAAATTATCGACCTTTTAATGCATTTCCATGTTCATAAGTGCATCAGAACTGTCAGAATAGTacattggaaagagcactagctCTGGTATCACagaacctggtttcaaatccagcatcTATAACTACCTGAATAGTTTAATAACTACCCATGTAACCTTGggtcttctgtgaaatgggagggttgggctagataagCACTGAGGTGTCTTCTGGATTTAAATCATGTGATCATGAGAAAATTATATTCTGTATTTCATGTATCTCTCCTCTGAAATGGGGATGCACAATATTGTTTGTACTCCCTTCCCATTAAGAGAGTTGTGCCATTTACATGATATTATATGTCATTACTCTATGACTCTAGAAGAAGAACCTAAAAACAATATAGAAATACTGAAGTCAGTGCTTCAGAAGTTCTTTGATTTCGTGATTCAGGAGGCAGCATGACCTCCCTAGAGCTGATAGTGGTAATGACAGGGTATAGGCCCAAGCCAAGACCTTTGCCCCTtagcccaaaaagaatttgagTTCCATTTGTCTGTAGGCCCTGGAAAATCCCACCtcgaactctccttgaatcttcccacttgatctggccatGCTATCATAAGCTTTTCATTGTGGctatgcccaaatctctgttacacTTAACCTAAACTTGCCCTCCATTATCTGTTACCTCAAGTTTACCTCCAGCTACTTTCCACCCTTGAACCTATCAATATCACTTTCTGTTGGTTCCTAGtatctgacctctagtcaccccagctaATGGTCActtataatatcaattaagttagacctttttttttttactgttttagaatgatagatgAATTAAGTGTAGTTGATTGAGTCTCAACCCCATCTACTAAGTCCTAAGCCTATgtgttttagaatgatagattAATTAAGTGTAATTGATTGAGCCCAAACCCCATCTACTAAGtcctaagcctatgtgggtgtgaagccctgaGGGTCCTAAgaggaattgctaagaccagagccaatagtaggaacctgagttctggtctctcagatgatgtttgatgattgctaaagagtgtataaaaagagggaacagagctatttgcttgaggctttcactcctggaggcactggactctgggcagccactctgaGAGCCTCCCTGATGaattcagatgttgatggtttcttggtaactatgaattgtatttggtctgtttataaatgtatgtttgtaatttgtattttctctgaagttcaggttgctggcttttctcctgaactaagtgaatgatattttcatgttggattgaaatgagattgttaaccccctaaagcaactttcctcagtaaagcagatcaaaagaattcatgctggtagtgttcttgttgttgggcttcta
This Trichosurus vulpecula isolate mTriVul1 chromosome 2, mTriVul1.pri, whole genome shotgun sequence DNA region includes the following protein-coding sequences:
- the LOC118836625 gene encoding LOW QUALITY PROTEIN: olfactory receptor 51E2-like (The sequence of the model RefSeq protein was modified relative to this genomic sequence to represent the inferred CDS: inserted 1 base in 1 codon) codes for the protein MNPCNFTHTTFILVGLPALETAQFWVAFPFLSMYVVAVLGNCTVVFIVRTENSLHAPMYIFLCMLAAIDLALSTVTMPKILALFWFNSQEITFDMCLTQMYFIRALSATESTVLLAMAFDHYISVCQPLRHAAILTNTVTAQIGLVAVVQGALFFFPFPLLLKRLRFCGSNILTHSYCVHQDVMKLAHADTMPNVVCGLIAILLVMGVDAVLISLSYLLIICTVLQLPSWTERARAFGTCVSHIVVVLTFYVPLIGLSVAHRFGNSLNPIVHVLMGNVYLMVPPXNPIIYAAKTKQIRSRVVAMFKITCDKEHQAVGSH